One genomic window of Legionella jordanis includes the following:
- the gltA gene encoding citrate synthase, with product MTKKVAQLNINGHDPIELPIYSPTLGNDVIDINKLAGQGYFTFDPGFVATASCESKITYIDGDKGILLYRGYPIEQLAEKKDFLDVSYLLLNGELPDEKQKKDFVGLINNHTMVHQQMYNFLNGFRRDAHPMAIMVGIVGALSAFYHDSIDLNNQNDRFISAIRLIAKMPTLAAMSYKYSVGQPYMYPQNKMSYAENFLHMMFGVPSEDVTPDPVIVNAMDTIFTLHADHEQNASTSTVRLAGSTGANPYACISAGIGALWGPAHGGANEACLNMLKEIGDVKHINHYIKRAKDKDDPFRLMGFGHRVYKSYDPRAKVMRKTCYEVLNAVGAHETPLFKLALELERIALEDDYFIEKKLYPNVDFYSGITLSAIGIPTNMYTVIFALARTVGWMSHWMEMVANKSKIGRPRQLYTGEKQRDVP from the coding sequence ATGACCAAAAAAGTTGCACAACTTAACATTAACGGCCATGATCCAATTGAGCTTCCCATTTATAGCCCAACGCTTGGTAATGATGTCATTGACATCAATAAGCTGGCTGGACAAGGTTATTTTACATTTGATCCAGGTTTCGTAGCGACCGCCTCTTGTGAATCTAAAATTACCTATATCGATGGGGATAAAGGAATCCTGCTTTATCGTGGCTATCCCATAGAACAATTGGCAGAAAAGAAAGATTTTCTGGACGTGAGTTATTTGCTACTGAATGGTGAATTGCCAGACGAAAAGCAAAAGAAAGATTTTGTTGGTTTGATTAATAATCACACCATGGTGCATCAACAGATGTACAATTTTCTAAATGGTTTCCGTCGTGATGCACATCCAATGGCCATTATGGTAGGCATTGTAGGGGCATTGTCTGCTTTTTATCATGATTCCATCGATTTGAATAATCAGAATGATCGATTTATTTCAGCCATTCGATTAATTGCCAAAATGCCCACTCTGGCGGCCATGAGTTATAAATACTCTGTAGGTCAACCTTATATGTATCCACAAAATAAAATGTCCTATGCTGAAAATTTCTTGCATATGATGTTTGGAGTTCCTTCTGAGGATGTGACCCCAGATCCTGTGATCGTCAATGCCATGGATACGATCTTCACTCTTCATGCGGATCATGAACAAAATGCCTCAACATCTACGGTAAGGCTTGCAGGGTCTACAGGTGCTAATCCTTATGCCTGTATTTCAGCAGGAATTGGGGCTTTATGGGGACCCGCCCATGGTGGTGCCAATGAGGCTTGCCTCAATATGCTGAAGGAAATTGGTGACGTTAAGCACATAAATCATTACATCAAACGTGCAAAAGACAAAGACGATCCATTCCGATTAATGGGCTTTGGCCATCGCGTGTACAAGAGCTACGATCCACGCGCCAAGGTTATGCGTAAAACCTGTTATGAGGTACTCAATGCAGTGGGTGCGCATGAAACACCTTTATTCAAGTTGGCTTTGGAATTGGAGCGCATTGCCCTGGAAGATGATTATTTCATCGAGAAAAAACTCTATCCAAACGTTGATTTCTATTCCGGCATCACTCTAAGTGCAATTGGCATTCCCACGAATATGTATACAGTTATTTTTGCTTTGGCAAGGACTGTAGGATGGATGTCCCACTGGATGGAAATGGTGGCTAATAAATCCAAAATCGGACGTCCTCGCCAACTTTATACTGGTGAAAAACAAAGGGATGTACCTTAA
- a CDS encoding nucleoside phosphorylase, whose product MIKPADLPFNKRGAVYHLDLRAEELADLVITVGDPGRVQQVSQYFDRVEVQRIHREFVTHTGYIGNQRLTVISTGIGMPNIDIVMTELDALANLDVESRSFREKTKRLSIIRLGTTGGIKEECRPGDVIVSQYGIGFDTLMQYYEFPRSQNLLELQSALEIQLRGETGPFFVAEADQNLLDGFKSLGVVGISATCGGFYGPQGRSLRLPLRYPNFLNALKEFSFSGLGITNLEMETAAILGLGSALGHRCLSISVVLTNRMNGDFLSSSRINIDKLIISFLEKVPHVFTASTS is encoded by the coding sequence ATGATTAAACCAGCCGATTTACCTTTTAACAAACGAGGAGCTGTATATCATCTGGATTTAAGGGCTGAAGAGCTCGCTGATTTGGTAATTACTGTTGGCGATCCTGGACGGGTCCAGCAAGTAAGTCAATATTTTGATAGAGTGGAAGTACAAAGAATTCATCGAGAGTTTGTTACGCATACTGGATACATTGGGAACCAACGCCTTACCGTGATTTCTACTGGAATCGGAATGCCCAATATCGACATTGTCATGACCGAGCTCGATGCATTGGCCAATCTGGATGTGGAGAGCCGTTCATTTAGGGAGAAAACAAAACGCCTGAGTATCATTCGATTAGGGACAACGGGGGGAATTAAGGAGGAATGCCGGCCAGGAGATGTGATAGTAAGCCAGTATGGCATCGGGTTTGATACTTTGATGCAATATTATGAATTCCCACGTTCACAAAATTTATTGGAACTCCAATCGGCACTGGAAATTCAATTGCGCGGAGAAACGGGACCTTTTTTTGTTGCTGAAGCCGATCAGAATTTATTAGATGGATTTAAATCTCTGGGAGTAGTGGGCATCAGCGCGACGTGCGGGGGGTTTTATGGCCCTCAAGGCAGAAGTTTGCGATTGCCTCTTCGCTATCCCAATTTCCTTAATGCGCTCAAGGAATTCTCCTTTTCAGGTTTAGGTATTACCAATCTCGAAATGGAGACAGCTGCTATACTTGGACTGGGTAGCGCCTTGGGTCATCGCTGCTTGTCCATCAGTGTGGTATTGACCAATCGTATGAATGGAGATTTTTTAAGTAGCAGCAGAATCAACATTGACAAATTAATCATTAGCTTTTTGGAAAAAGTCCCACATGTGTTTACGGCATCTACGTCTTAA